In Myxococcales bacterium, the DNA window CGGCGGAGCGAGGGACGGCGGTTGCCTCGCGCTCGTTGGGGGTGCTCGTTTGGCACTCACCGGCGGTGAGCTGAGGCCGCTGAAATTATCCTCGACGGCGTTGGGCACGATCATGCCCACGTCCTCGAATTGCCCGTAGCGCTCTACGTCTGCCATCAGCGCCGCGACCGTCGGATACCTGAGCAACGGCTCCACACACGTCGCTCGGCGTACGATGCGCGACAATCCGGCGGGCGACTGCGACAGACAATCGAGGCGCGGCACCGATTCGGCCTCGATGGGCGGGTCGGACGTGAGCAGCAGGAACGCGAGCATGCGTCCGAGTGAAAACACGTCAGAGCGTGCGTCACCCTCCGCGCCGGAGATGACCTCGGGGGCCGCGTAGACGCGCGAGATGGACGCGCCACCGCTGAGCTCGCCGACGTCCAGCAAACGCGGGGCGAGCTTCGGGTCCAGCCCGACGTTGTCCGGACTCAGCCGGCGGACGATCCAGCTTCGCTCGTGGAGCGCCGCGACGGCACCAGACAACGCCTGGAAGAGCTCCAGCTTGCGGCCGAGCTTGAGCCTCAAGGCCGGAGCGTCACTGACCACTCCCACGATTGGCTCGAGCACGAAGAACCCTCGACGAGTGTCGGCCTCCACGACCCGAACGACCCCCTCCACCTCAGCGAGCTCCGCCAGGCGCTCAGCAAGGCACTTCAGGTCCGCTAGCGCTTCGTCCGACGGGTGATTCGCAAAGGTCAAGACCGACCGAGCGCTGTCCTCCGCGTCGCTTGCGCTCCAGATCTCTCGGTCATCGAGCACTGCCACCTGGTCGAGGCGGGAAAAACCCCGCGGCCAGGGCTGCTCTGCGCCGAGCCCCACCAGCGCCTGCCCGAGCTCGGTTGGGTAAGAGTTGATGTTCACGTCACGCTCCCGCGGGTGCTGCCCGCATCTCTCGATACGGCCGGGACGGCGTAGACTTAACTAGTCGGCAACGACTACGCGGTTCCGACCACCTTGTTTGGCCGCGTACAGCGCCTCGTCCGCCCGACACACGACCGTCTCCAGATCCGCATCATCGATAGTCAACGTCGCTACGCCTGCACTGATGGTGATACGACCGCTCGGCTGGGTCTCCCCGCCCGGCAGGTCGGTCGCTTCCACCCGCGCCCGCAGGCGTTCGGCGACCAAGGCCGCCCCTTCCAGATCCGTCTCGGGCAGGATGACCACGAACTCTTCGCCGCCGTAGCGCACCGCGAACGGCGCGCCATCGAGGCGCACCGTGATGTCCGCCGCGCGCACCTCGTCGGAGACGATGCGGCCGACCGCGGCCAGGACCTGATCGCCCACCGGATGCCCGTGGGTGTCGTTCAGATTCTTGAAGTGATCGACGTCGATGAAGACCAGACTGAGAGCTCGCCGGTAGCGGTGAGCACGGGCCAGCTCGTAGTGGGCCTGTTCCTTGAAATAGCGGTGATTGAACAGGCCCGTCATGGAATCCACGAAGGCTTTTTGCTCCAGTTCCCCGCGCTCGACCTCCAGCACCTTCGCGGCCTGGGCGGCGCTGAGCAGCTGCTCCTCGCGCTCGTCGATCATCAAGACGGCGTTGGCGTTCGACTCCGCCAGGGCCAGCGCCTCGGCCTCGAGCTCGTCGGCGCGACTCCGGAGCAACTTGCTGGCGTCCGAGAGGCGAGCCCTCGCTGCGCTGAGCTCCTCCAGGCGAGACTCGTGCTCGTCGAGCATGAGCACCGCGTCCACGTTTGCGGTTGCCATGGCGTGAACCTGACCCTCGAGCGCCGCTCGCTGGGCGTCGATGCGCTGGTTCTGCGCGGCAAGCTCGCGATTGTGGCCGTCGAGCCGCTCGGCGATTTCGCGCTGGGCCTCCACGATCTCGATGGCATGAACGTTGGCGTCCGCCACTGCCATGGCCTGCTCGCGGAGCTCGGA includes these proteins:
- a CDS encoding GGDEF domain-containing protein — its product is MDASQHTDLRIVAMTSIPPRGLDPELDRALVDVRRAYREGRGPGERALFALEELLLKKLSELREQAMAVADANVHAIEIVEAQREIAERLDGHNRELAAQNQRIDAQRAALEGQVHAMATANVDAVLMLDEHESRLEELSAARARLSDASKLLRSRADELEAEALALAESNANAVLMIDEREEQLLSAAQAAKVLEVERGELEQKAFVDSMTGLFNHRYFKEQAHYELARAHRYRRALSLVFIDVDHFKNLNDTHGHPVGDQVLAAVGRIVSDEVRAADITVRLDGAPFAVRYGGEEFVVILPETDLEGAALVAERLRARVEATDLPGGETQPSGRITISAGVATLTIDDADLETVVCRADEALYAAKQGGRNRVVVAD